The window TGCTGGTTAGCTGGAAGATACAAAGAAGCTTCCATTTTCATCCCACCAGGACTAATATCATGTATTTTTGCATCGCCATTTGAAGATTCAATGGGCTTATTGTTTACTTTACTAATATGAAAAGTTGCAGGCAGTGGCACACCAAATTCATAGCGAAATGCTTCATTACGTTTAAATTTCATTTTTCTCACTCCAAAAAAAGAACTTGTTTTATGGAAGTCTAAGATGTGGTTTCTATACTATAGACTTTAACGACTCCTATCGGTCCTGACAACAACGAATATGCTACTTTACCTATAAATATTTAAAAGAAGATATTTTTGTTCACAATTACTGAAGGAGATATCAGAATGAAAAATAAATTACTTATTCTATTAGTCATCCTACTTTTCGGTGGAGGGGTTTCGACTCATGCAAATGAATCAAGACTTCCTGAAGCCCCAATCTACATAGATGGACAGTCTATCACAACTAAATATATTATGCGGGACGGACACCTTCTT is drawn from Bacillus alkalisoli and contains these coding sequences:
- a CDS encoding PilZ domain-containing protein, with translation MKFKRNEAFRYEFGVPLPATFHISKVNNKPIESSNGDAKIHDISPGGMKMEASLYLPANQQVELTVNVNIEEIQLTLVGEIMWQKNQMNKYYYGIELITEDYEDTIIDALKKYQKAHK